A stretch of DNA from Mesorhizobium onobrychidis:
TCAGCCGCTGCTTCTTCGGGAAGACGAAGCGGCCGGCCTGCTTGCCTGATATCGGAGGCGACCTAACATGACGACATCGCTTTCGCCCTTGCTCGATCCGGAGGCGCGGCATGTGCTCGACCTCGACCGGCAAGCGGCTGCCCCGCCATTCGAAGCCGGCACGCCTGAAGAGGCGCGCCGCGCCTATGAGCAGGGCCTTCCGGCATTGCAGGGCGAGCGCGAGCCGGTCAGCTCGCTGACCGAGCGCACCATCGCCGGGCCAGGCGGCCCGTTGACGCTCAGGATCTACCGCGGGCAAGGCGCGGCCGCGACGGATGCTCCTGCGCTGCTCTATCTGCATGGCGGCGGCTGGGTGATCGGCAATCTCGAGTCCCATGACGAGATCTGCCGCTGGTTGGCCAATCTGGCGGCCTGCGTCGTCGTCTGTCCCGACTATCGGCTGGCGCCGGAGCATAAGTTTCCGGCGGCCATCGAGGATTGCGTTGCTGTGCTTTCCTTCATGCAGGGCGGCGCGGGCGATCTTGGCATCGACGCAGAACGAATCGCTGTCGCCGGGGACAGTGCCGGCGGCAATCTCGCTACCGTGCTTTGCCTGCTTGCGCGCGGCGACAAGAACCCGCCGACTGCGCAACTGCTGTTCTATCCGAACACGGACGCCTCGCAGGCGGCGGACAGTTATCGCCGCTTTGCCGACGGTTATGGTCTCACCGCGGCGACCATGGCCTGGTTCCGCGACCACTACATCCGCGATGCCAGGGACATTGGCGACTGGCGCGTATCGCCGCTCAAGGCCGAGAGCCTTGCCGGCGCAGCCCCGGCCTTTGT
This window harbors:
- a CDS encoding alpha/beta hydrolase yields the protein MTTSLSPLLDPEARHVLDLDRQAAAPPFEAGTPEEARRAYEQGLPALQGEREPVSSLTERTIAGPGGPLTLRIYRGQGAAATDAPALLYLHGGGWVIGNLESHDEICRWLANLAACVVVCPDYRLAPEHKFPAAIEDCVAVLSFMQGGAGDLGIDAERIAVAGDSAGGNLATVLCLLARGDKNPPTAQLLFYPNTDASQAADSYRRFADGYGLTAATMAWFRDHYIRDARDIGDWRVSPLKAESLAGAAPAFVAIAGHDILADEGEAYAKRLEDDKVPVVLRRWPGQIHGFVSMGRHGPAARQAVGAAVAAWRGFDPVFGNAQAD